The following are encoded together in the Tepidiforma bonchosmolovskayae genome:
- a CDS encoding SDR family NAD(P)-dependent oxidoreductase — MDLGLQGKRALITGASRGIGRAIAETLAAEGVHLGICARTPDGLNAAAEALRRHGVTVAAEPVDVGKRDEYIAWIARAGEQLGGIDIFVSNTSGGAAPGEQGFVQNFEVDMLGAVRGFEAARPFLEKSEAPAVVFISTTAAVETFGQPNGYGAMKAALINYANALSQAYASKGIRVNVVSPGPIYFEGGPWAMIRQAMPQFYEATLKQQPMGRMGTPEEVARAVAFLASPAASWITGVNLVVDGGFTKRVNF; from the coding sequence ATGGACCTTGGACTGCAGGGGAAGCGTGCGCTGATCACGGGTGCGAGCCGCGGCATCGGCCGGGCGATCGCGGAGACGCTGGCGGCTGAGGGCGTGCACCTCGGCATCTGCGCGCGGACGCCGGACGGGCTGAACGCTGCCGCGGAGGCGCTGCGGCGCCATGGCGTGACCGTCGCGGCGGAGCCGGTCGACGTGGGCAAGCGGGACGAGTACATCGCCTGGATCGCGCGCGCCGGCGAGCAGCTCGGCGGGATCGACATCTTCGTGAGCAACACCAGCGGGGGCGCCGCGCCGGGCGAGCAGGGATTCGTGCAGAACTTCGAGGTCGACATGCTGGGCGCAGTCCGCGGTTTCGAGGCGGCCCGGCCGTTCCTGGAGAAGTCGGAGGCGCCGGCGGTGGTGTTCATCAGCACGACGGCGGCCGTGGAGACGTTCGGGCAGCCGAACGGCTACGGTGCAATGAAGGCGGCGCTCATCAACTACGCGAATGCGCTCTCGCAGGCCTATGCGTCGAAGGGGATCCGGGTGAACGTGGTCTCGCCGGGGCCGATTTACTTCGAGGGCGGGCCGTGGGCGATGATCAGGCAGGCGATGCCGCAGTTCTATGAGGCGACGCTGAAGCAGCAGCCGATGGGGCGGATGGGCACGCCGGAGGAGGTGGCGCGGGCGGTAGCGTTCCTGGCGAGCCCTGCGGCCTCGTGGATTACCGGGGTGAACCTGGTCGTCGACGGCGGTTTCACGAAGCGGGTGAACTTCTAG